The Streptomyces cynarae genome contains a region encoding:
- a CDS encoding TetR/AcrR family transcriptional regulator, with protein MTPIRHNASDGDAVLDAVRDCVLAVGVRRTTLTDVARRAGVSRMTLYRRWPDVRSLVGDLMTREWIQAATGAMPDPRPGTTTRTRIVDGLVNGVDAFRSHPLFRKIVDVDPELLIPYVLDRRGASQEALLELLADALREGHADGSVRPGHPERQARSLLLVAQSFTLSLRTMTEEDDAELSTEAFSAELRTILERTLTP; from the coding sequence ATGACGCCTATTCGTCACAACGCCTCGGACGGCGATGCAGTGCTCGACGCGGTCCGCGATTGCGTCCTGGCCGTCGGCGTGCGGCGTACCACCCTGACCGACGTGGCGCGCCGTGCGGGCGTCTCCCGGATGACGCTGTACCGCCGCTGGCCCGATGTGCGCTCGTTGGTGGGCGACTTGATGACCCGAGAGTGGATCCAGGCGGCCACCGGCGCGATGCCCGACCCGAGGCCGGGGACGACCACGCGCACGCGAATCGTGGACGGCCTCGTCAACGGCGTGGACGCCTTCCGGAGCCACCCCCTCTTCCGAAAGATCGTCGACGTCGATCCCGAACTGCTCATCCCCTACGTCCTGGACCGGCGCGGGGCGAGCCAGGAAGCCCTCCTGGAACTGCTCGCCGACGCCCTGCGCGAAGGGCACGCGGACGGGTCGGTACGCCCCGGCCACCCCGAACGGCAGGCGAGGTCCCTGCTCCTGGTCGCTCAGTCCTTCACCCTGTCGCTGCGCACCATGACCGAGGAGGACGACGCCGAGCTGAGCACGGAGGCCTTCTCCGCAGAACTGCGGACCATCCTCGAGAGGACCCTCACACCATGA
- a CDS encoding YegS/Rv2252/BmrU family lipid kinase, translated as MRQFTAIVNPTAGGSTGVAVLLHVARLLREAGAGLETVYSRSLAHACELARQAGQRNRVVLAVGGDGVVGGIGGALSGTDTLFGLVPAGRGNDFARALGLPTDPEALARVLLHSAPRSVDTIEVESAHGRSVVLGSVYAGVDALANRHANRSTLLKGAASYYAGGLRAVATWRPAAYRVTVDSEPLAHRGYTVVAANSPYYGSGRIIAPGARIDDGLLEVVMIREAPRRLFFTLMNELKSGAHVHRPEVRIAQGREVRIEADREVPCGADGEVDAVLPVTARVLPGALAVLC; from the coding sequence ATGCGACAGTTCACCGCCATCGTCAACCCCACCGCCGGCGGATCCACCGGGGTCGCGGTGCTGCTCCACGTGGCCCGGCTGCTGAGGGAGGCCGGGGCCGGCCTGGAGACCGTGTACAGCCGCAGCCTGGCCCACGCCTGTGAACTCGCCCGCCAGGCCGGGCAGCGAAACCGCGTGGTCCTGGCGGTCGGCGGCGACGGCGTCGTCGGCGGCATCGGTGGGGCCCTCAGCGGCACCGACACCCTCTTCGGCCTGGTCCCGGCCGGCCGAGGCAATGACTTCGCCCGCGCGCTCGGCCTGCCCACCGACCCGGAGGCACTGGCCCGGGTACTGCTGCACAGCGCTCCCCGGTCAGTGGACACCATCGAAGTGGAGTCCGCCCATGGCCGCAGTGTCGTCCTCGGCAGCGTGTACGCGGGGGTGGACGCCCTCGCCAACCGTCACGCCAACCGCTCCACACTCCTGAAGGGCGCCGCCTCCTACTACGCGGGCGGACTGAGAGCCGTCGCCACCTGGCGCCCGGCCGCCTACCGGGTCACCGTCGACAGCGAGCCGCTCGCGCACCGCGGCTACACCGTCGTCGCCGCCAACTCCCCTTACTACGGCTCCGGCCGCATCATCGCCCCCGGCGCCCGCATCGACGACGGACTGCTCGAAGTGGTGATGATCCGCGAAGCACCGCGCCGGCTCTTCTTCACCCTGATGAACGAGCTCAAGTCCGGTGCACATGTCCACCGGCCCGAAGTGCGGATCGCGCAGGGAAGAGAGGTTCGCATCGAGGCCGACCGGGAAGTGCCGTGCGGCGCCGACGGCGAGGTCGACGCCGTCCTTCCCGTCACGGCCCGGGTGCTGCCCGGAGCACTCGCCGTGCTCTGCTAG
- a CDS encoding 4'-phosphopantetheinyl transferase family protein, protein MSVPSVPEPVVSMGGLLPAVARAAQIMGRDDDVRILPEEVAALGRVPQARMWEFAAGRTCARRAMRALGLPTAPVLIGAHREPVWPRGIVGSITHCPGYCAAAVALGRDLAAVGIDAEPHEALPAGVLEAISAAAERAALEALPSGPVCWDRVLFSAEESIYKAWFALTRTWLDFTDVVVTVHVVSVHASDGSFHGRLIERAAADERAPTGLDGCFVVGAGLVLTAVTMARVGPLRSGMGDR, encoded by the coding sequence ATGTCCGTCCCTTCCGTACCCGAGCCGGTGGTGTCGATGGGCGGGCTGCTGCCGGCCGTCGCCCGTGCCGCGCAGATCATGGGGCGCGACGACGACGTGCGGATCCTGCCCGAGGAGGTCGCGGCTCTGGGTCGGGTCCCGCAAGCCAGGATGTGGGAGTTCGCCGCCGGCAGGACCTGCGCCCGGCGCGCCATGCGAGCTCTGGGGTTGCCGACAGCCCCGGTCTTGATCGGGGCGCATCGGGAACCGGTGTGGCCCCGCGGAATCGTCGGCAGCATCACGCACTGCCCTGGCTACTGCGCGGCGGCAGTGGCGCTGGGGCGGGACCTGGCGGCGGTGGGCATCGATGCCGAGCCTCACGAGGCGCTGCCGGCCGGTGTCCTGGAAGCGATCAGCGCCGCTGCGGAACGGGCGGCTCTCGAAGCCCTGCCCTCGGGGCCCGTCTGCTGGGACCGGGTCCTTTTCAGTGCCGAGGAGAGCATCTACAAGGCGTGGTTCGCGCTGACCCGTACGTGGCTCGACTTCACCGATGTGGTCGTCACCGTGCACGTCGTCTCCGTGCACGCTTCCGACGGGAGCTTTCACGGGCGTCTGATCGAGCGGGCGGCCGCCGACGAGAGGGCGCCGACCGGTCTCGACGGGTGTTTCGTGGTGGGCGCCGGCCTTGTGCTGACGGCCGTCACCATGGCGCGGGTCGGGCCGCTCCGGTCGGGCATGGGAGACCGGTGA
- a CDS encoding TauD/TfdA family dioxygenase, with product MSSSFTTRPVDPDLRLGPVPIVTTGPTDDPDRWAAEHRGLLRSLVTEHGAVMVRGLGLHDVAGTASVFTRLATGLMVETEAFAARRSYGTGVYSSSTWPPNRTMCMHHELSYALRFPGLMQFACLVSPSRGGATALADSPTVLAALPEALVERFEHEGWLLARNYNDDIGASWTEAFGTDDRTAVEDYCRAAAIEFVWQPDGGLSTRQRRSAVIRHPLTGRRCWFNQMAFLSEWTLDPEIREYLVDLYGSDGLPFNTRYGNGDSISRDTVDLINQVYQAHTVREPWQDGDLLLVDNLRTAHSREAYEGPRDVMVALADPVHLHDCSPTVEVMTR from the coding sequence ATGTCGTCCTCATTCACCACACGACCGGTCGATCCGGACCTTCGGCTCGGTCCCGTACCGATCGTGACCACCGGCCCGACCGACGATCCCGACCGCTGGGCGGCCGAACACCGGGGCCTGCTGCGCAGCCTGGTCACCGAGCACGGTGCCGTCATGGTGCGCGGTCTGGGGCTGCACGACGTCGCCGGCACCGCGTCCGTCTTCACCCGGCTGGCCACCGGGCTGATGGTCGAGACGGAGGCGTTCGCCGCACGGCGCAGCTACGGCACCGGCGTGTACTCGTCGTCGACGTGGCCGCCCAACCGGACGATGTGCATGCACCACGAGCTCAGCTACGCGCTGCGGTTCCCGGGCCTGATGCAGTTCGCCTGCCTGGTCTCGCCCAGCCGTGGCGGTGCGACCGCCCTCGCCGACTCGCCGACCGTACTCGCCGCCCTGCCGGAGGCACTCGTCGAGCGGTTCGAGCACGAGGGCTGGTTGCTCGCCCGGAACTACAACGACGACATCGGAGCCTCCTGGACCGAGGCGTTCGGAACCGACGATCGCACAGCCGTCGAAGACTACTGCCGCGCCGCCGCCATCGAGTTCGTCTGGCAACCCGACGGCGGCCTGAGCACCAGGCAACGCCGCAGCGCCGTGATCCGTCACCCGCTCACGGGGCGGCGCTGCTGGTTCAACCAGATGGCGTTTCTCAGCGAATGGACGCTGGATCCGGAGATACGCGAATACCTGGTGGATCTCTACGGGTCGGACGGGTTGCCGTTCAACACCCGTTACGGCAACGGCGACTCCATCTCACGGGACACCGTCGACCTCATCAACCAGGTCTACCAGGCCCACACCGTACGCGAACCGTGGCAGGACGGCGACCTGCTGCTGGTCGACAACCTGCGCACCGCGCACAGCAGAGAAGCCTACGAAGGACCGCGCGACGTGATGGTCGCCTTGGCCGACCCGGTGCACCTGCACGACTGCTCGCCGACCGTGGAGGTGATGACACGATGA
- the sbnB gene encoding 2,3-diaminopropionate biosynthesis protein SbnB, whose amino-acid sequence MTTTCSPAARLTPSGTPRVPPFAVISGAQVQRALQGREEHIVELVQVAYRLHAAGDSVNPPSSFLRFHDRPSSRIIALPASLGGETRVDGLKWISSFPQNVEGGIPRASAVLILNDHDTGYPFACLESSIISASRTAASAALAADWLSRKRPRPTHLGFVGAGVIARYIHTFLAGTGWSFENVGVFDLSPDNARAFRCCLEQSGAAGPVTVHDSAEQVIRLSDLVVFATVAARPHVHDPAWFAHDPVVLHISLRDLAPEVLLASANIVDDVEHCLRADTSPHLTEQLTGNRQFLDGTLEDVMAGRVTPPPDRPVIFSPFGLGVLDLAVGKYVYDQVAESGGLNVIDDFFHELNRYG is encoded by the coding sequence ATGACCACCACCTGCTCGCCCGCCGCCCGGCTCACCCCGTCCGGGACGCCACGGGTGCCTCCCTTCGCCGTCATCTCCGGCGCGCAGGTGCAGCGCGCCCTGCAGGGGCGCGAAGAGCACATCGTGGAGCTGGTGCAGGTCGCGTACCGGCTGCACGCCGCAGGAGACTCGGTAAACCCGCCGTCCTCCTTCCTGCGTTTCCACGACCGTCCCTCCTCCCGGATCATCGCGCTGCCCGCGTCGCTCGGTGGTGAGACACGGGTGGACGGCCTCAAGTGGATCTCCAGCTTTCCCCAGAACGTCGAGGGCGGCATCCCGCGGGCATCGGCGGTGCTCATCCTCAACGACCATGACACCGGCTACCCGTTCGCGTGCCTGGAAAGCTCGATCATCAGCGCCTCCCGGACAGCGGCGTCGGCCGCGCTCGCAGCCGACTGGCTCAGCCGGAAACGGCCGCGCCCGACCCACCTCGGCTTCGTCGGAGCGGGTGTGATCGCCCGTTACATTCACACGTTTCTGGCCGGCACGGGCTGGTCGTTCGAGAACGTCGGAGTGTTCGACCTGTCGCCGGACAACGCGAGGGCCTTCCGCTGCTGCCTGGAGCAGTCGGGGGCGGCGGGGCCCGTCACGGTGCACGACAGTGCCGAGCAGGTGATCCGCCTCAGCGACCTGGTGGTCTTCGCGACGGTTGCCGCGCGTCCCCACGTCCACGACCCGGCGTGGTTCGCGCACGATCCGGTGGTGCTGCACATATCGCTGCGCGACCTGGCCCCCGAGGTACTGCTCGCCTCGGCCAACATCGTCGACGACGTGGAGCATTGCCTGCGAGCCGACACCTCACCTCACCTGACCGAACAGCTCACCGGGAACCGGCAGTTCCTCGACGGGACGTTGGAGGACGTCATGGCCGGGCGCGTCACACCGCCGCCGGACCGCCCTGTGATCTTTTCACCCTTCGGCCTGGGAGTGCTCGATCTGGCCGTCGGCAAGTACGTCTACGACCAGGTCGCCGAGTCCGGAGGACTGAACGTCATCGACGACTTCTTCCACGAGCTGAACCGCTACGGATGA
- a CDS encoding non-ribosomal peptide synthetase — MTLVPNAPVLEPGDEEFWRSVLTRGGFTTVPRWTLTPVPGVAQHEVQIPPDVMAAARRLADDMAVPLNSVLLAAHAKVLAALSGERDVTTGYIAEPDTGPLPCRLTTHHPHWRALVREARRAETGLLAHKQAAVEDLERELQLPGRLSEASFAAFPADREAAAATAVAFRELPAGTVWQVMSTWSDSGHTLRLRYRRDAVDAPCAARIVGYHLTALALMAADPAARPGQQSLLSAEEVRLQLEGLAGPRRRLPQSCVHALIEQRVRDHPNRVSIVHGDRQWTYAELNQRANYVARALLGLGAGREDVVAVVTERNVDWAAAVLGVLKAGCVYLPVEPRFPADRIAAMLSRAGCRLVLTEPGSTTNLSRAVDALPGARTLLVEAAYGATDAAGDLDLDVRLDQLAYIFFTSGSTGEPKGAMCEHAGMLNHIHAKIDDLRIGEGQVVAQTAPQCFDISLWQLLAALVAGGRTLLVPQEVIEDVPRYLDTIAEGRVSVLQAVPSYLDAVVSSLERCPRELPDLRCVSVTGEALKKDLVERWFRAQPGIRLVNAYGLTETSDDTNHEVMDQAPDTDRIPLGRPVNNVRVRVVDDNLSPVPLGAPGEIVFAGVCVGRGYVNDPERTRQSFTTDPYRTGDRLYRSGDYGRWLPDGKLDFLGRRDSQVKVRGFRVEIEEVENALLKVPGVRAGAVTVTQNDRGGRLVAFCCGEHPPADDTVRQHLSRHLPAYMVPSSFHWRDHLPLTGNGKVDRKALASLAGELDHTGPHDTCVAAASDTGEPPRTPTEERLAAAWATVLGIPQHRIGRQAHFFDDGGGTSLTALQLAIRLDRTVSLKDLTHHPVLADLARLLDVRAASSRAASSPTVS, encoded by the coding sequence ATGACCCTCGTACCCAACGCCCCTGTGCTCGAGCCCGGGGACGAGGAGTTCTGGCGGTCCGTCCTGACCCGTGGCGGGTTCACCACTGTTCCGCGCTGGACGCTCACCCCGGTGCCGGGCGTGGCACAGCACGAGGTGCAGATCCCCCCGGACGTCATGGCCGCAGCGCGCCGGTTGGCCGACGACATGGCCGTGCCGCTCAACTCGGTCCTGCTGGCGGCGCACGCCAAGGTACTGGCCGCCCTGTCCGGCGAGCGCGACGTCACGACCGGCTACATCGCCGAGCCGGACACCGGGCCGCTGCCGTGCAGGCTGACAACCCATCATCCCCACTGGAGGGCACTGGTACGGGAAGCCCGACGTGCCGAAACGGGGCTGCTCGCGCACAAGCAGGCCGCGGTCGAGGACCTCGAGCGCGAGTTGCAGTTGCCCGGTCGCCTGAGCGAAGCCTCGTTCGCCGCGTTCCCGGCCGACCGCGAGGCGGCTGCCGCAACGGCTGTTGCGTTCCGCGAGCTCCCCGCCGGCACCGTATGGCAGGTCATGTCCACGTGGAGCGACAGCGGACACACCCTGCGGCTGCGGTACCGACGCGATGCAGTGGACGCCCCGTGCGCCGCGCGCATCGTGGGCTACCACCTGACCGCCCTGGCCCTGATGGCCGCCGATCCCGCCGCCCGGCCCGGGCAGCAGAGCCTGCTGTCCGCCGAGGAGGTTCGCCTCCAGCTCGAGGGACTCGCCGGGCCGCGGCGCAGGCTTCCGCAGAGCTGTGTCCACGCCCTGATCGAGCAGCGTGTACGGGACCACCCCAACCGCGTATCCATCGTGCACGGTGACCGGCAGTGGACGTACGCCGAACTCAACCAGCGTGCCAACTACGTGGCTCGAGCCCTTCTCGGGCTGGGGGCGGGACGCGAGGATGTCGTCGCGGTGGTGACGGAACGCAACGTGGACTGGGCGGCGGCCGTCCTCGGAGTCCTCAAGGCCGGGTGCGTCTACCTGCCCGTCGAGCCGCGCTTCCCCGCCGACCGCATCGCGGCCATGCTCTCGCGTGCCGGGTGCCGGCTGGTGCTGACCGAGCCCGGCAGCACCACCAACCTCTCGCGAGCCGTGGACGCACTGCCCGGGGCGCGGACCCTGCTGGTCGAGGCGGCCTACGGCGCGACGGACGCGGCCGGTGACCTGGACCTGGACGTGCGCCTGGACCAGCTCGCCTACATCTTCTTCACCTCCGGCTCCACCGGCGAGCCCAAAGGCGCGATGTGCGAACACGCCGGGATGCTCAACCACATCCACGCCAAGATCGACGACCTGCGGATCGGCGAGGGCCAGGTCGTCGCCCAGACGGCGCCTCAGTGCTTCGACATCTCCCTGTGGCAGTTGTTGGCGGCGCTGGTGGCCGGCGGTCGGACCCTGCTGGTTCCCCAAGAGGTGATCGAGGACGTCCCTCGATACCTCGACACGATCGCCGAGGGCCGCGTCAGCGTCCTGCAGGCCGTGCCCTCGTACCTCGACGCCGTGGTGTCCTCGCTGGAGAGGTGCCCGCGCGAGCTGCCGGACCTGCGGTGCGTGTCGGTCACCGGCGAGGCCCTGAAGAAGGACCTCGTGGAGCGCTGGTTCCGCGCCCAGCCGGGGATCAGGCTCGTCAACGCCTACGGGCTCACCGAGACGTCGGACGACACCAACCATGAAGTCATGGACCAGGCGCCGGACACCGACCGGATCCCGCTCGGCCGTCCGGTGAACAACGTGCGGGTCCGCGTCGTCGACGACAACCTGTCACCGGTGCCGCTCGGCGCACCCGGCGAGATCGTCTTCGCCGGAGTCTGCGTCGGCCGCGGCTACGTCAACGATCCGGAGCGCACGCGCCAGTCGTTCACGACCGATCCCTACCGCACCGGCGACCGGCTCTACCGAAGCGGCGACTACGGCCGCTGGCTGCCCGACGGCAAGCTGGATTTCCTCGGCCGCCGGGACAGCCAGGTGAAGGTCCGCGGGTTCCGCGTCGAGATCGAGGAGGTGGAGAACGCCCTGCTGAAGGTGCCCGGCGTGCGCGCCGGCGCGGTCACGGTCACCCAGAACGACCGGGGCGGGCGCCTGGTGGCCTTCTGCTGCGGTGAGCATCCGCCTGCTGACGACACCGTGCGACAGCACCTGAGCAGGCACCTGCCCGCCTACATGGTCCCCTCGTCCTTCCACTGGCGCGATCACCTCCCGCTGACCGGCAACGGCAAGGTAGACCGCAAGGCCCTGGCATCGCTCGCGGGGGAACTCGACCACACCGGACCTCACGACACCTGCGTCGCAGCGGCGTCGGACACCGGCGAACCACCGCGCACACCGACCGAGGAGCGCCTGGCCGCCGCCTGGGCCACGGTGCTCGGCATCCCGCAACACCGGATCGGCCGGCAGGCCCACTTCTTCGACGACGGCGGCGGCACCTCGCTCACAGCGCTCCAACTCGCCATTCGGCTCGACCGCACGGTGTCCCTGAAAGACCTCACCCACCATCCGGTGCTCGCCGACCTGGCCCGCCTGCTCGACGTCCGAGCCGCGTCGTCCCGAGCCGCGTCGTCCCCGACCGTTTCGTGA
- a CDS encoding FAD-binding oxidoreductase codes for MDMLWSGWGDPARATPLPDSVIGLLRDLLGVKPRSTEPIALEEIAVPEPLLDPAARRALLTAVGGEEHLRTDAESRIRHTRGKSTPDLLRIRDGDVSDLPAAVVLPGSHDEVVAVLTACATHDLALVPFGGGTSVVGGLAPEPRRPFVALDLRRMNALLDLDPVSRTATLQSGLLAPHAEALLADHGFTLGHFPQSYEWATIGGFAAARSSGQASAGYGRFDDMVLGLTLATPSGTLDAGRAPRSAAGPDLRQLILGSEGAFGVITSVTVRVRPVPRTRVYEGWRFDSFEAGAAALRHLAQDGPRPTVLRLSDETESLIGLAQPDAIGTSGLPQNAGCLAITGYEGTEEDTTHRRKRAAAVLRDGGGTCLGREPGERWAHGRYSAPYLRDALLDAGAFAETLETAAFWSRLPGLYAAVREALAGTLTQYGTPPLVMCHISHVYENGASLYFTVVSAQGEDALAHWAHAKRAANEAILAAGGTISHHHGVGTDHREWYVREAGPLGIGALQAVKRRLDPAGLLNPGVLLPAD; via the coding sequence ATGGACATGCTGTGGAGCGGCTGGGGTGACCCGGCCAGGGCGACACCGCTGCCCGATTCGGTGATCGGGCTGCTGCGCGACCTGCTCGGGGTGAAACCGCGCAGCACGGAGCCGATCGCCCTGGAAGAGATCGCCGTACCCGAGCCGCTCCTCGACCCGGCCGCGCGCCGAGCCCTGCTCACCGCCGTCGGCGGTGAAGAGCATCTGCGCACCGACGCCGAGTCCCGCATCCGGCACACCCGCGGCAAGTCCACGCCGGATCTGCTGCGCATCCGGGACGGCGACGTGAGCGACCTCCCGGCGGCCGTGGTTTTGCCGGGGAGCCACGACGAGGTGGTCGCGGTGCTGACGGCATGCGCCACGCACGACCTGGCCCTGGTCCCCTTCGGCGGCGGCACGTCCGTCGTCGGCGGTCTCGCCCCCGAGCCGCGGCGCCCCTTCGTCGCGCTGGACCTGCGCCGCATGAACGCCCTGCTCGACCTCGACCCGGTCTCCCGCACGGCCACCCTGCAATCCGGCCTGCTCGCCCCGCACGCCGAAGCCCTCCTGGCCGATCACGGCTTCACGCTCGGCCACTTCCCGCAGTCCTACGAGTGGGCGACGATCGGCGGATTCGCCGCGGCCCGCTCCAGCGGTCAGGCTTCCGCCGGGTACGGCCGGTTCGACGACATGGTCCTCGGTCTCACCCTCGCCACCCCGTCCGGCACCCTCGACGCGGGCCGTGCCCCGCGCTCGGCGGCCGGGCCCGACCTGCGTCAGCTCATCCTCGGCTCCGAGGGCGCGTTCGGCGTCATCACCTCGGTGACCGTCCGGGTCCGTCCTGTCCCCCGGACCCGCGTCTACGAGGGTTGGCGCTTCGACTCCTTTGAAGCGGGCGCCGCCGCCCTGCGGCACCTCGCCCAGGACGGGCCGCGGCCGACCGTGCTGCGCCTGTCGGACGAGACGGAGTCGCTGATCGGCCTCGCCCAGCCCGACGCCATCGGCACCTCGGGCCTTCCGCAGAACGCCGGATGTCTGGCCATCACCGGCTACGAGGGCACGGAGGAGGACACCACCCACCGCCGGAAGCGGGCCGCGGCCGTACTGCGCGACGGTGGCGGCACCTGTCTGGGCCGGGAGCCGGGAGAGCGCTGGGCCCACGGCCGCTACTCGGCTCCCTACCTGCGGGACGCGTTGCTGGACGCCGGGGCGTTCGCCGAGACGCTGGAGACGGCCGCCTTCTGGTCCCGCCTCCCCGGACTGTACGCCGCCGTCCGCGAGGCGCTCGCCGGCACGCTCACCCAGTACGGCACGCCGCCGCTGGTGATGTGCCACATCTCCCACGTCTATGAGAACGGCGCTTCGTTGTACTTCACCGTGGTCTCCGCCCAGGGCGAGGACGCCCTGGCGCACTGGGCCCACGCGAAGCGCGCCGCCAACGAGGCGATCCTGGCGGCCGGAGGCACCATCAGCCACCACCACGGCGTGGGCACGGACCACCGCGAGTGGTACGTCCGAGAGGCCGGTCCGCTCGGCATCGGCGCCCTCCAGGCCGTCAAACGCCGGCTGGACCCGGCAGGTCTGCTCAATCCCGGCGTCCTCCTGCCCGCCGACTGA
- the sbnA gene encoding 2,3-diaminopropionate biosynthesis protein SbnA — protein MPVISDPYSFNEEDLYVDLRSICGQPLFLKCEGFNFAGSIKLKPAREMVEAAERAGVITPDSVLLESSSGNMGVAMSVIAASKGYRFLCVTDSRCNLSTRLLMEALGAHVHVVTEPSPHGGFLGARLDYIRRQCARSGRYVWLSQYTNANNWKAHYHRTAPAIARSFPGLDVLFVGAGTTGTLMGCARWFRHWHRPVRIVAVDTVGSVTFGGAPGRRMLPGLGMSMQPPLLDASYVDEAIEVEEADTIRACHRLARHGFLFGGSTGTVVSGAVDWLARGDRPALTAVAIAPDLGERYLDTVYQANWIRDLYGDAVLGDDVVTSDAQLRTDVPETRPASSARSSGKRS, from the coding sequence GTGCCAGTCATATCCGATCCGTACAGCTTCAACGAGGAGGACCTCTACGTCGACCTGCGGTCGATCTGCGGGCAGCCGCTGTTCCTGAAGTGCGAGGGGTTCAACTTCGCCGGCTCCATCAAGCTGAAGCCCGCCAGGGAGATGGTGGAGGCCGCGGAACGGGCAGGGGTCATCACACCCGACTCGGTTCTGCTCGAGTCCTCGTCGGGCAACATGGGCGTGGCCATGAGCGTGATCGCGGCCAGCAAGGGTTACCGGTTCCTGTGTGTGACGGACTCGCGCTGCAACCTGTCGACCCGGTTGTTGATGGAGGCACTCGGCGCCCATGTTCACGTCGTCACCGAGCCCAGCCCGCACGGCGGTTTCCTCGGTGCTCGCCTCGACTACATCCGCAGGCAGTGCGCTCGCAGCGGGAGATACGTGTGGCTGAGCCAGTACACCAACGCGAACAACTGGAAGGCGCACTATCACCGGACGGCCCCGGCGATCGCGCGCTCCTTCCCCGGTCTTGACGTGCTGTTCGTCGGAGCGGGCACCACCGGAACGCTCATGGGCTGTGCCCGCTGGTTCCGGCACTGGCACCGCCCCGTGCGGATCGTCGCGGTCGACACCGTCGGTTCGGTGACCTTCGGCGGAGCGCCGGGCCGCCGGATGCTTCCCGGCCTGGGGATGAGCATGCAACCGCCGCTGCTGGACGCCTCGTACGTGGACGAGGCGATAGAAGTAGAAGAGGCCGACACCATCCGGGCCTGTCACCGCCTGGCCAGGCACGGATTCCTCTTCGGGGGCTCCACGGGCACCGTGGTCAGCGGGGCGGTCGACTGGCTGGCCCGAGGTGACCGGCCGGCCCTCACCGCGGTGGCCATCGCTCCGGACCTGGGGGAGCGCTATCTCGACACCGTCTACCAGGCCAACTGGATCCGGGATCTCTACGGCGACGCCGTTTTGGGCGACGACGTCGTGACCAGTGATGCGCAGCTGCGTACCGATGTCCCTGAAACCAGGCCGGCATCCTCGGCCCGGTCGTCGGGCAAACGGTCGTAG